The Candidatus Cloacimonadota bacterium genome segment GATGTATTTGCTCTTCCCGGAGACATAAACAAAGAACAATCTGCCGGACCGAATTATTTAATAAAGCTGGGAGCAAAGATAGTCTGTTCTGCTAATGATATTTTAGAAGAATATGATTTAATTCTGGAGCAAGCTGAAAAACCGCTTCCCAAACTTTCGGGAAAGGAAGATAAACTCTATCAAATTCTTATTCAGAACAAACCGGAAATCCTTTTCGATACTTTGATCTTGAGAACCGGTTTATCCGTTGGAGAATTATCCACGATCCTGCTGTCTCTCGAATTGAAAAATATGGTAAAGAAAATTCCCGGGAATAAAATTATGCCGATGTATTGAAATTTTATTTGACATGAAAAGAATACAAAATAATTTATCTACAGATTTTACAACACCAAGAGAATTTCTCTTGGCCGCAAGGTTGCCGAAAGGCAACCTTAGCTTTTTATAATATGAAAACTTACATTTATATTGATGGTTTTAATTTTTTTTATCTTGCTTTGAAAAATACAAATTACAAATGGTTGGATTTCAAAGCATTGTTCAATAAACTCTTACCCAAGAATGAAATTCTGAAGATCAAATATTTCACTGCCAATGTTTCGGGAAAATACGACAAACAGCAACCAGTAAGACAAGAATCCTATCTAAAAGCTTTAAAAAAACATATTCAGGAAATAGAAATAATTAAGGGCTATTTTCAGACACACAAAGTAATGATGCCGCTGGCGGATGATCCTCGCAAAAAAATAGAAGTCTATAAAACGGA includes the following:
- a CDS encoding NYN domain-containing protein, yielding MKTYIYIDGFNFFYLALKNTNYKWLDFKALFNKLLPKNEILKIKYFTANVSGKYDKQQPVRQESYLKALKKHIQEIEIIKGYFQTHKVMMPLADDPRKKIEVYKTEEKCTDVNLAVHLVNDAWKKEYECAVVVSNDGDLTEAMRIVGEDLNLPIGLATPGKAIVSHSLLKYATFIKRIRKNILIKSQLPNPIPNTKIFKPKEW